A single window of Aphidius gifuensis isolate YNYX2018 linkage group LG1, ASM1490517v1, whole genome shotgun sequence DNA harbors:
- the LOC122848393 gene encoding aminoacylase-1-like yields MKEYSLFRHIIIQESWSWLELVRAVDIFIYQTEPNVRLPMTSLSQTQLDKTAVENFREYLQIPSVQPNVNYDECVAFLHRQAKSLDLPIAVHEPFSNKPIVVITWTGTDTSASSILLNSHMDVVPVFADKWTYPPFSAHIDDAGNIYARGSQDMKCVGIQYLEAVRRLKLNGIKLKRTLHMSFVPDEEIGGILGMRAFIHSKDFKNLNVGFALDEGVASPTDKFYMFNGERSVWQVWIHCNGPPGHGSMLIPNTAGEKLRFIIDCFMDLRAESSAKLATGKHKIGDLLSINLNQIKGGVQLNVIPDELKVAFDIRIPPTTDHDELEKLFRRWCKEAGDDITIEFEQKSPKIESTKLDDSNPYWIAFKKTTDKLGIELDIGIFTGATDSRYVRSVGLPAIGFSPMNNTKILLHDHDEYLNKDIFLRGIEIYMNIISAVANV; encoded by the exons ATGAAAGAATATTCTTTATTTCGTCATATAATCATACAAGAAAGTTGGAGCTGGTTAGAGCTGGTTAGAGCTGTAGACATATTCATATATCAAACTGAACCAAACGTACGATTACCCATGACGTCTTTGTCTCAAACTCAGCTAGATAAAACGGCTGTCGAAAATTTTCGCGAGTATCTGCAAATTCCATCGGTTCAACCAAACGTTAACTATG ATGAATGTGTTGCTTTCTTACATAGACAAGCAAAGAGTTTGGATTTGCCAATTGCTGTTCATGAGCcattttcaaataaaccaATTGTCGTCATAACATGGACAGGAACTGAtacatcagcatcatcaattttattaaacagtCACATGGATGTTGTTCCTGTATTTGCA gaCAAATGGACGTATCCACCATTCAGTGCACATATTGATGATGCTGGTAATATTTATGCTCGTGGTTCACAAGACATGAAATGCGTTGGTATACAATATTTAGAAGCAGTAAgaagattaaaattaaatggaataaaattaaaacgtaCATTACATATGTCATTTGTGCCTGATGAAGAAATTGGTGGTATATTGGGAATGCGTGCATTTATACATagtaaagattttaaaaatttaaatgttggaTTTGCACTTGATGAGGGTGTTGCATCACCAactgataaattttacatgtTCAATGGTGAAAGATCAGTTTGGCAAGTATGGATACACTGTAATGGGCCACCTGGACATGGCTCAATGCTCATACCCAATACTGCTGGTGAAAAATTACGTTTTATCATTGATTGTTTTATGGATCTACGAGCAGAATCAAGTGCCAAACTTGCTACTGGAAAACATAAAATCGgagatttattatcaattaatctgAATCAAATTaag GGTGGTGTACAACTAAATGTTATTCCTGATGAATTAAAGGTTGCATTTGATATAAGAATACCTCCGACAACTGATCATGatgaattggaaaaattatttcgtagGTGGTGCAAAGAAGCCGGTGATGATATAACAATtgaatttgaacaaaaaagtccaaaaattgaatcaacaaaattGGATGACAGTAATCCATATTGGATTGCtttcaaaaaaacaacagaCAAATTGGGCATTGAATTGGATATTGGAATATTTACTGGTGCTACTGACAGTCGATACGTGCGTTCG GTTGGATTACCAGCAATTGGTTTTTCACCAatgaataatacaaaaatattacttCACGATcatgatgaatatttaaacaaagatatatttttacgtGGAATTGAAATTTACATGAACATTATATCTGCAGTTGcaaatgtataa
- the LOC122848385 gene encoding vesicular glutamate transporter 2.2-like: protein MTAEGIELHENKIFSKSDEEKQVEISKDVDVGWNLWKKRRNVVGIFIFFGFFIAYTLRACLNIMIVVMTTDTNETKAEFGWDSTLQGFILSSFYYGYTPTQCLGGLLSARIGGKKVIGVGIGVSALLTLAIPTSARISVFLLIFLRIVIGLFEGVTYPSVNSIWANWAPPLERSKLGTLSFSGASSGTVVALPLSSLIAESLGWPAVFYIYGFFGLIWYAMWLYFISDKPDDDPWISPLELNFIKQSLNTDTRKTEGPISHPWKKILKSVPFWAIVAAHFSENWGHQTMMTQLPTFMQQVLHFGIVETGFLSALPYLGMTIIIIFSGHLADILRSKNYLTTTQVRKIFTCGAFIGQSIFIISSGFLNSSFQVIFCITSAISISGFAWSGFSINFLDIAPRHASVLFGISTTISMFTGIISPCITGFIVKDKSPASWRIVFIIAGIIYLVGAVIYSLFASGEKQKWADDKNIADNKEVALN from the exons TGATGAGGAAAAACAGGTGGAAATTTCAAAAGATGTTGATGTTGGTTggaatttatggaaaaaacgTCGTAATGTAGTTGgtatctttatattttttggattcTTCATTGCTTATACTCTCAGAGCATGCCTCAATATTATGATCGTTGTGATGACCACTGATACGAATGAG acAAAAGCAGAATTTGGTTGGGACTCAACACTTCAAGGTTTTATTTTGAGTTCATTTTATTATGGTTATACTCCCACTCAATGTTTGGGTGGTTTATTGAGTGCAAGAATTGGAGGAAAAAAAGTCATTGGTGTTGGAATTGGAGTATCAGCATTGTTGACATTAGCTATTCCTACATCTGCACGTATTAgtgtttttcttttgatttttttacgaATTGTTATAGGATTATTTGAG gGTGTTACATATCCTTCAGTAAACTCTATATGGGCAAATTGGGCACCACCACTTGAACGATCAAAACTTGGAACTCTATCTTTTTCTGGTGCTTCATCTGGAACTGTTGTTGCACTGCCATTATCTAGTCTTATTGCTGAAAGTCTTGGTTGGCCAgctgttttttatatatacggGTTTTTCGGATTAATATGGTATGCCATGTGGCTGTACTTTATATCAGATAAACCTGATGATGATCCTTGGATTTCACCTCTTGagcttaattttattaaacaatcgCTGAATACTGATACCCGAAAAACTGAG GGACCCATATCACAtccttggaaaaaaatattgaaatcaGTACCATTTTGGGCAATCGTTGCTGCTCACTTCAGTGAAAACTGGGGACATCAAACGATGATGACGCAATTACCAACGTTTATGCAGC agGTATTGCATTTTGGAATTGTTGAAACTGGTTTTCTATCGGCACTTCCTTATCTTGgaatgacaattattattatattctcagGTCATCTTGCTGATATTTTacgatcaaaaaattatctcacaACAACTCAg gtACGAAAGATATTTACATGTGGAGCATTTATAGGCCAATCAATCTTCATTATTTCATCTGGgtttttaaattcaagctttcaagttattttttgcATTACAAGTGCAATAAGCATTAGTGGTTTTGCATGGTCAGGTTTTAGTATTAATTTTCTCGACATTGCACCAAGACATGCCAGTGTTTTGTTCGGTATTAGTACAACAATATCCATGTTTACGGGAATCATCAGTCCATGTATCACCGGTTTCATTGTCAAAGATAAG tctcCTGCCAGTTGGAgaatagtttttataattgCCGGCATAATTTATCTTGTTGGTGCTGTGATTTACAGTTTATTTGCTTCgggagaaaaacaaaaatgggcagatgataaaaatatagcaGATAATAAAGAAGTTGCCTTGaattaa